The Leisingera daeponensis DSM 23529 genome includes the window GGCCAGGGCAGGCAGGTGCGGACGGTCATGTCTGTATGGTTCCTCAGGCGCGGGCGCGTTCGCGCTTCAGCTTCTGCATCTTGCGGGTGATCATCTGGCGCTTCAGCGGCTTCAGGTAATCGATGAACAGCTTGCCGTTCAGATGGTCGATCTCATGCTGCACGCACGTCGCCCACAAGCCGTCAAAGGTCTCCCGCTGCGCATTGCCGCTGCGGTCCATCCATTCGACCTCGACCACCTTGGGGCGGGTCACCTCGGCGTATTGATCCGGGATCGACAGGCAGCCTTCCTCATAAACATTGGTTTCGTCCGAGGAGGAGATGATTTCAGGGTTGAACATCACCAGCGGGCGCGGATCGCCGTCTTCTTCCTTGACGCAGTCCAGCACGATCAGCCGTTGCAAGATACCGATCTGCGGCGCCGCCAGGCCGATGCCGGGGGCTGCATACATGGTTTCCAGCATGTCATCCGCCAGCACGCGCAAGTCATCGCTGAGGTCCGGCACTGCCGCGCAGACCTTCTTCAGGCGGGGATCGGGATGGATCAGGATCGGTCGTTTCATGCGCTTCATGTATGCGATCAGCCGCCCCATCGCAACGCCCCCTTGCACCTGCCGCTGCAGCGACTAGCTTCGCTT containing:
- the def gene encoding peptide deformylase — its product is MKRPILIHPDPRLKKVCAAVPDLSDDLRVLADDMLETMYAAPGIGLAAPQIGILQRLIVLDCVKEEDGDPRPLVMFNPEIISSSDETNVYEEGCLSIPDQYAEVTRPKVVEVEWMDRSGNAQRETFDGLWATCVQHEIDHLNGKLFIDYLKPLKRQMITRKMQKLKRERARA